The Pseudomonas chlororaphis subsp. piscium genome contains the following window.
CCCAGCGCCGAGCGGGTCAGCAGCGACAGCAGCGGCACCACGTCGCGCAGGTTCTCGACGACTTTCTCGATGCCGGTGACGGCGATGTGCACCGGCGGCACCGTGGTGGACATGCGGCCGTTGCCTTCGTTTTCCACCAGCAGCAGGGTGCCGGTTTCGGCCACGGCGAAGTTGACGCCGGAGACGCCGATGTCCGCTTCGAAGAATTTCTGCCGCAGGACCCTGCGACCGATCTGAATGAGTTGGTCAACGTCCTTGGTGTACTCCACGCCGAGTTTGTCGTGGAACAAGGACGCGACCTGACCGGCGTTCTTGTGGATCGCCGGCATGATTATGTGTGAAGGCTTCTCGTGGTCGAGCTGGACGATGAACTCGCCCATGTCCGACTCAAGGCATTCAATGCCTTGTTCAGCGAGGACATGGTTCATCTCCATCTCTTCGCTGACCATCGATTTGCCCTTGATCACTTGCCGCGCCTCGTGAGCCCGGATGATCGAGAGGACGATGCCATTGGCCTCGTCCACCGTTTCCGCCCAGTGCACTGTCACACCGTTGCGGGTCAGGTTCTGTTCAAGTTGCTCGAGCAGGTCGGGCAGCTTGGATAACGCACGGGCCTTGATCGCATTGCCCAGGGCTCGCAGGTGTTCGCGTTCGTGGGCATCGCTGAACGACGCCGCACGTTTGGCCATGAGGGAATCCATGGCACTGCGAAAGTTGTTTCGCAGTTGTTGGTCACCCAGGGCCTGGTGGGCCCGGGTACGAAAATCGTCCGACAGGGTCAGGGTCGGAATTAGCTCCGGGGCGCTCATGCGGCACCTCCGGTACGCTGCCAGAGGAAGCTGGCCAGGTGTTGGCCGCGCAGCGCTTCCCGTTGTTTCTCCAGCGAGCCGTTGATGTTCATCAAGCAGCCGCAGTCGGCGCTCAGCACCTGGTGGGCGCCGGATTCCTTCAGCGCGCGGGTCTTGTCCGCGACCATCGCGCCGGAGATGTCCGGCATTCGGACGCTGAAAGTCCCGCCAAAGCCACAGCATTCGCTTTCGTGGTCGTGTTCTACCCGCTCCACGTTGCCCAGTTGTGCCAGCAGCTCACGACCGTGCAGGTGGGTGTTCATCTCGCGCCGTGCCGAGCAGGAGGTGTGCAACGCCACCTTGACCGGTTCGCCACTGTCCTTGAGCTGCACCTTGCATACGTGCAACAGGAACTCCGCCAGCTCGTAGGTGCGTTCGGCCAGGGCCTGCACCTGCTTCAAAGTCTGCGGCTCATCCTTGAACAAGTCCGCGTAGTGCTCGCGAATCATCCCCGCGCAGGAACCCGACGGCACCACCACCGGATAGTCGCCGGCGAACAGCGCCAGTTGCGAGCGGGCCACGGTGCGCGCCTGCTCGGTGTAACCCGAGGTGTAGGCCGGTTGTCCGCAGCAGCTTTGCCCTTGCGGGTACTCCACGCGAATGCCTTCGCGCTCGAGCAGGTGAATCGCATCCATCCCGGCTTCGGGGTAGAACAGGTCGACCACGCAGGTGCCGAACAGGTAGACCCGCGACGGTTTCTCGCTGGGGTACTGGCGCGGTTCGGCCAAGGGCGGTGCGACACGGGTCGCATTAGGCACGGCGTTGTAAAAAAGCTCGCTCATCAGGCGTGTCTCCGGGTGGTCCCGGTTATCCGTCTGCCGCGGCTGCTGAATATAGAGAGACAAGCTTTCAGCAGCCTTGCAGACCGGGTTGTGAGTTGCAGACGCCGCACGTGTGGTCCGGCGTCGGTTCTTTCGGTGTTGCTATCAGTGCACCAGCATGCCGGTGAACCAGTAGGCCTGGGCCAGGGTGATCAGGCCGACGATGGTGGCAAAGAATAGGCTGTGCTTGAGGGTAAAGCGGAACAGGTCCGATTCCTTGCCCACCAGGCCGGTGGCGGCGCAAGCCACGGCGATCGATTGCGGCGAGATCATCTTGCCGGTCACGCCGCCGCTGGTGTTGGCCGCCACCAGCAGGGTGTCGTTGACGCCGATCTGGTGCGCGGTGGTGGCTTGCAGCGAGCTGAACAGGGCGTTGGACGAAGTGTCCGAACCGGTCAGGAACACCCCCAGCCAGCCGAGGAACGGCGAGAAGAACGGGAACGCCGCGCCCGTGCCGGCCAGCACCAGGGCCATGGTCGAAGACATGCCGGAATAGTTGGTGACGAAGGCGAAGGCCAGCACCATGCCGATGGACAGGATCGGCCAGCGCAGTTCGTAGAAGGTCTCTTTAAAAGTGGTCAGACCAGTTTTGAAATCGATCTTCAGCACCAGCATCGAGATCAGCGCGGAGAAGAAAATCGCCGTGCCGGTCGCGGAAATCGGGTCGAGCTTGAACACCGCCGGAATCGCGGTCGGGGTGGCGACGATCGGCGCGCTCTTGATCACCAGTTGGTCCAGGTGCGGAATCGCGAAGTTGAATACCCAGCTGTACATCGAGCCGCCAGCGGCGAACATCGCCTTGAACGGCTTGAGGGTCCAGATGGTGACCAGCACGGTGAGGATCAGGAACGGCGACCAGGCCTTGAAGATTTCACCGAAGCTGTAAGGCGAAGGTTGAGTCGTGCGTGGCTGGCCGAAGCCACCATTCTGCACGACCGCGGCGCCGACGCTGGCGGTGGCCGCGGCGAACGAACGCTTGGGTTGCCAGACCTTGAGGAACAGGGTCAGGGCAATCAGGCTGGCCAGGGCCGAGGTGATATCCGGCAGTTCCGGGCCGATGAAGTTCGAGGTGAAGTACTGGGTCACGGCAAAGCTCAGGCCGGCCACCAGGGCTGCGGGCCAGGTCTCTTTGACACCGCGCAGGCCGTCCATCATGAACACCAGCCAGAACGGTACGAACAGCGACAGCAGCGGCAGTTGGCGACCGGTCATGGCGCCGATCTTGAAGGCATCGATGCCGGTCACCTGGCCAGCCACGATGATCGGAATACCCAGGGCGCCAAAGGCCACCGGGGCGGTGTTGGCGATCAGGCACAGGCCGGCGGCGTACAGTGGGTTGAACCCCAGGCCCACCAGCAGCGCGGCAGTAATGGCGACCGGCGCGCCGAAACCGGCGGCGCCTTCGAGGAAGGCCCCGAAGCAGAAACCGATCAGCAGCACCTGCAGGCGCTGGTCGTCGGTGATCGACAGCACCGAGCTGCGGATGACCTCGAACTGGCCGCTCTTGACCGTCAGTTTGTAGAGGAATACGGCGGCGACGATGATCCAGGCGATTGGCCACAGGCCGTAGGCAAATCCATAGCCAGCGGCGGCAAGCGCCATGTCGGCAGGCATCTGGAAGGCGAAGATCGCCACCAGGATCGACAACGCCAGGGTGATGCTGCCGGCGACGTGTCCTTTGAGACGGAACACGGCCAGAGCCAGGAAGAAGAAGACGATCGGGATGACGGCGGCGAGGGCGGACAGGCCGAGGCTGCCGAGCGGGCTGTAGAGCTGTTGCCAGGTTTGCATATGGGGTGGCCCCTAATTGTTGTTGGTCAGGCACTGGTCAGCGTATTTGGTTAATTG
Protein-coding sequences here:
- a CDS encoding LutB/LldF family L-lactate oxidation iron-sulfur protein encodes the protein MSAPELIPTLTLSDDFRTRAHQALGDQQLRNNFRSAMDSLMAKRAASFSDAHEREHLRALGNAIKARALSKLPDLLEQLEQNLTRNGVTVHWAETVDEANGIVLSIIRAHEARQVIKGKSMVSEEMEMNHVLAEQGIECLESDMGEFIVQLDHEKPSHIIMPAIHKNAGQVASLFHDKLGVEYTKDVDQLIQIGRRVLRQKFFEADIGVSGVNFAVAETGTLLLVENEGNGRMSTTVPPVHIAVTGIEKVVENLRDVVPLLSLLTRSALGQPITTYVNMISGPRQEHELDGPQQVHLVLLDNGRSQAFADSELRQTLNCIRCGACMNHCPVYTRIGGHAYGEVYPGPIGKIITPHMVGLAKVPDHPSASSLCGACGEVCPVKIPIPSLLRRLREENVKAPDSPHQVMRGQGSKYSRKERFIWNAWARLNSSPTLYRLFSLAATRLRALTPSNVGPWTQNHSAPKPAARSLHDLAREHLAKQGERR
- a CDS encoding (Fe-S)-binding protein encodes the protein MSELFYNAVPNATRVAPPLAEPRQYPSEKPSRVYLFGTCVVDLFYPEAGMDAIHLLEREGIRVEYPQGQSCCGQPAYTSGYTEQARTVARSQLALFAGDYPVVVPSGSCAGMIREHYADLFKDEPQTLKQVQALAERTYELAEFLLHVCKVQLKDSGEPVKVALHTSCSARREMNTHLHGRELLAQLGNVERVEHDHESECCGFGGTFSVRMPDISGAMVADKTRALKESGAHQVLSADCGCLMNINGSLEKQREALRGQHLASFLWQRTGGAA
- a CDS encoding lactate permease LctP family transporter, whose amino-acid sequence is MQTWQQLYSPLGSLGLSALAAVIPIVFFFLALAVFRLKGHVAGSITLALSILVAIFAFQMPADMALAAAGYGFAYGLWPIAWIIVAAVFLYKLTVKSGQFEVIRSSVLSITDDQRLQVLLIGFCFGAFLEGAAGFGAPVAITAALLVGLGFNPLYAAGLCLIANTAPVAFGALGIPIIVAGQVTGIDAFKIGAMTGRQLPLLSLFVPFWLVFMMDGLRGVKETWPAALVAGLSFAVTQYFTSNFIGPELPDITSALASLIALTLFLKVWQPKRSFAAATASVGAAVVQNGGFGQPRTTQPSPYSFGEIFKAWSPFLILTVLVTIWTLKPFKAMFAAGGSMYSWVFNFAIPHLDQLVIKSAPIVATPTAIPAVFKLDPISATGTAIFFSALISMLVLKIDFKTGLTTFKETFYELRWPILSIGMVLAFAFVTNYSGMSSTMALVLAGTGAAFPFFSPFLGWLGVFLTGSDTSSNALFSSLQATTAHQIGVNDTLLVAANTSGGVTGKMISPQSIAVACAATGLVGKESDLFRFTLKHSLFFATIVGLITLAQAYWFTGMLVH